One window of Chryseobacterium indologenes genomic DNA carries:
- a CDS encoding MFS transporter, translated as MNSFEKANQGSSRFRYIKLCIFFSGLSVFAQLYLFQPMLPMAAEQFGVSVGDTSLLVSSSTIGMALGLLFFAFKADSYSRKGLMVFSLISSALLTIISTWIPSLSLLIAIGVLKGFVVSGVSAVALAYLTEEVNALAVPAAISMYLSGNTIGGMSGRIMATLLAGEFGWRNAVLFIGIESFILGAVFWKLFPESRFFNPQKTDYHLKVKQMKFFLTNPYMLRLYCTAALLMGVFVSVYNYLTFRLEAKPFSLSHFIIAFIFLMYIFGVFGTMITGRLSRKVPMNDILKGSILFMLIGAALLLSENIYILIFGLGLFTLSFFAAHTMASQMTALYAKRGKSSATSIYWLFYYFGSSILGSGTGYLLHAYYWNVFIGILIVAVITALLLTTANAVPKERTKN; from the coding sequence ATGAATTCATTTGAAAAAGCCAATCAGGGAAGCTCACGTTTCCGATATATAAAACTTTGTATTTTCTTTTCAGGACTTTCGGTTTTTGCACAGCTTTATCTTTTCCAGCCCATGCTGCCTATGGCTGCAGAACAGTTCGGTGTGTCTGTAGGTGATACTTCCCTTCTTGTATCTTCCTCCACAATAGGTATGGCATTGGGGTTACTGTTTTTTGCTTTCAAAGCAGACAGTTATTCCAGAAAAGGTCTCATGGTCTTTTCATTGATTTCATCTGCTCTGCTTACCATTATTTCTACCTGGATCCCAAGCTTGAGCCTCCTGATCGCTATCGGAGTACTGAAAGGTTTTGTTGTTTCCGGAGTTTCGGCAGTTGCGCTGGCCTATCTCACAGAGGAAGTAAATGCTTTGGCAGTACCTGCAGCCATCAGTATGTACCTTAGTGGTAATACCATCGGTGGAATGAGCGGAAGAATAATGGCTACCCTTCTTGCAGGTGAATTCGGATGGCGGAATGCTGTTCTTTTTATCGGGATAGAAAGCTTCATTCTGGGGGCTGTATTCTGGAAACTGTTTCCGGAATCAAGGTTTTTCAATCCACAGAAAACAGATTATCATCTTAAGGTAAAACAGATGAAGTTTTTCCTGACTAATCCTTATATGCTTCGATTATACTGCACAGCTGCCTTGCTGATGGGTGTTTTTGTGAGTGTTTATAATTACCTGACGTTCAGACTGGAAGCAAAACCATTTTCGTTAAGCCATTTTATTATTGCTTTTATCTTTCTCATGTATATTTTCGGAGTTTTTGGAACGATGATCACAGGCCGTCTTTCCAGAAAGGTTCCAATGAATGATATCCTGAAAGGTTCTATTTTGTTTATGCTCATCGGAGCTGCATTGTTATTATCCGAAAACATTTATATTCTTATTTTCGGCCTTGGTCTTTTTACCCTTTCCTTCTTCGCTGCACATACGATGGCCAGCCAGATGACTGCATTGTATGCCAAACGTGGGAAATCTTCAGCCACTTCTATTTACTGGCTGTTTTACTATTTTGGTTCCAGTATTCTGGGCAGTGGTACCGGTTATCTCCTTCATGCTTATTACTGGAATGTCTTTATAGGAATTCTTATTGTAGCAGTTATTACAGCCCTTCTGCTCACTACGGCTAATGCAGTGCCTAAAGAGAGAACAAAAAACTAA
- a CDS encoding helix-turn-helix domain-containing protein → MIKNYLLPQMNTAKDIKIEQYKKQLVYYYNILMSVILAVFGLIFTFIIPDKIMAWYLFGGLFLMVYTYLIVHKAYSINVMVHSYIIIATLFNFYIMLAFWNNSIASFVWLIPIPLAAYVFFQRKYVFIYSLFVLLNIIAGYLISKNFSFDFPLHSQDDVRITDTILMVSNVAVISLLIYFKDKIKRVEIYHEIEEKILNPEAQPTFVTEKAPFADELFEKIELVMREKQLYKDVNFNISKLSAEMDINSSYISKSIRAKGYPNFNNYLNMHRIECVKRLLTENDIEKVTLMYIYTEAGFSNQSTFNRVFKQMESITPSEYISSLQIH, encoded by the coding sequence ATGATTAAAAATTATCTGTTACCACAAATGAATACTGCAAAAGACATAAAAATTGAACAGTACAAAAAACAGCTGGTATATTATTACAACATTCTGATGTCTGTTATTCTTGCTGTATTTGGTTTGATATTTACTTTTATCATTCCGGATAAAATAATGGCCTGGTATCTTTTTGGAGGACTTTTTTTAATGGTTTACACATACCTGATTGTGCATAAAGCATATTCAATAAATGTAATGGTACATTCCTATATTATCATTGCTACCCTTTTTAATTTTTATATCATGCTTGCTTTCTGGAACAATTCTATAGCAAGTTTTGTCTGGCTGATTCCGATTCCACTGGCGGCATATGTTTTTTTTCAGAGGAAATATGTCTTTATTTACAGCCTTTTTGTGCTATTGAATATTATAGCAGGATATCTTATTTCAAAAAATTTCAGCTTTGATTTCCCTCTGCACAGTCAGGATGATGTAAGAATTACGGATACTATCCTTATGGTTTCTAATGTAGCTGTAATATCCCTTCTGATCTACTTTAAGGATAAAATAAAAAGAGTTGAAATTTATCATGAAATTGAAGAGAAAATCCTGAATCCGGAAGCTCAGCCCACCTTTGTGACAGAAAAAGCTCCTTTTGCAGACGAACTTTTTGAGAAAATTGAGCTTGTCATGAGAGAAAAGCAGTTGTATAAAGATGTTAACTTCAATATTTCAAAGCTTTCTGCAGAAATGGATATCAACAGCAGCTATATCTCAAAATCAATCCGTGCAAAGGGATATCCCAACTTCAATAATTACCTGAATATGCACAGAATTGAGTGTGTAAAAAGGCTGCTTACTGAAAATGATATTGAGAAGGTAACCCTTATGTATATTTATACCGAAGCAGGGTTCTCAAACCAGTCTACTTTCAACAGAGTCTTCAAACAGATGGAAAGCATTACGCCTTCAGAATACATCAGCAGTTTACAAATCCACTGA
- a CDS encoding response regulator, giving the protein MKERILIADDHYVVRAGTSLVLETAYPELKIDFAENYDQVKKKLESSRFDLLILDIDMPGTQYKKMIPELKSIQNDLKILIFSGYDKDVAIQYIREGAEGYLNKQSSEEEIKNAVKTVIEKGYFYPAELIGLIIQNKRNNPVEKLSSREYEIFKLLADGNGNLEIANRLNIQMSTVSTYKKRIFQKLDVTNIAELIKAYEMMH; this is encoded by the coding sequence ATGAAAGAAAGAATTTTAATTGCTGATGATCATTACGTTGTAAGGGCAGGAACCTCTCTGGTTCTTGAAACCGCTTATCCGGAGTTGAAAATAGATTTTGCAGAAAACTATGACCAGGTGAAAAAAAAGCTTGAGAGTTCACGTTTTGACCTGCTTATTTTAGATATTGATATGCCTGGAACACAGTATAAAAAAATGATTCCGGAGCTTAAAAGCATACAGAATGACCTCAAGATTCTTATTTTTTCAGGTTATGATAAGGATGTTGCCATCCAATATATCAGAGAGGGAGCTGAAGGTTATCTGAATAAGCAAAGCAGTGAGGAAGAAATCAAAAATGCAGTGAAAACAGTAATCGAAAAAGGATATTTTTATCCTGCAGAACTGATTGGTCTTATTATTCAGAACAAAAGAAACAATCCTGTAGAAAAGCTGTCATCCCGTGAATATGAAATCTTCAAACTCCTTGCTGACGGAAACGGAAATCTTGAAATTGCCAACAGGCTTAATATCCAGATGTCTACCGTGAGTACTTACAAGAAAAGAATTTTTCAAAAGCTTGATGTCACCAACATTGCAGAACTGATCAAAGCTTATGAAATGATGCATTAA
- a CDS encoding sensor histidine kinase — MRVWAFIFACIYLNIHGQSHTSTWYNIDNGLPQSSAKAIVKDKYGFIWISTENGLVRYDGSSFITFNNFKANNVHFGEFIGDPLLDSITVLNNFQENKIIIKNRFPKISNLNGNDKMAFSNGNTIVQRIANNIITSSFYNDIHYFIQFKHSAYYFTEKNAIIYKEGKKETKIAIPFTNKDLNNTFVLNETLFINDLKRRKTYSIHNGQLSVSEKPTLFNHPDTKIYWQQVTNQTFIINHDNIYILEGNEKDLRLQFLINFEEIGNHSYCSMFYDKDFNKLYLGTLNNGLNVLKLTNFYISKKEADFSNNVYYASLPFSKSTIIAEDGTEFGKNGIINKHLFGCNDNYLMMYDDSENILIRKRNSMIRYYKNSGYKKKDSTFIGKGFESFMKSGNLYGITFTDVSGTQLRLYKNNLFTNPDFIYNFKSFVNIFFQYSDHEILTGNSDGLYSVMLGSNTITPIIKNIHIKSIFRTKDNLIWITTNKSGFYLFKNHKLIKMPNDRNGYLQSAHYILEDSKGAYWISSNNGLFKVPKKQLLQYAENRKTSVFYYRFTKKDGFLTNEFNGSSEPNAYALENGEFVFPSMDGFVFFNPNNIRTYYPERSKIYIERVKIGNAEPQYFQQTLDLKNDYKTADVFIDIPYFSNPENLYIEGKISGKENTDWEQIATGNELKYTISNLSPGEYTLRIRILISPEGKYEVKTIRFNIEPLFYQTLLFRVAASVIILIIIIVIVQLTTNFLRIKNKALKQIVHNKNSELKETSLHLEVVKSNLQKETEYQKKLVETISHDITTPIRFIAMLSQKLHESDDVELQKKYFDSIYKSSEQLYQFTLNLKEYTELYKAENIFEEKEYPINKILEIKNRLFCEIAKEKGTTITQLTERTVYSKVNESILTAIIHNILDNAVKNTFEGNINLNITENQQKTTIIIADTGIGMSAEQIATYMNLFRNPKLETPSFKGKGLGLHMVIHLVKKINAEISFSQNEPSGTVVKIILNKN; from the coding sequence ATGAGAGTTTGGGCATTTATATTTGCTTGCATCTATTTAAACATTCATGGACAGAGCCACACTTCTACGTGGTACAACATAGACAATGGACTTCCGCAAAGTAGTGCAAAGGCCATTGTCAAAGACAAATATGGTTTTATCTGGATCTCCACAGAGAATGGTCTTGTACGGTATGACGGGAGTTCGTTTATTACGTTTAATAATTTCAAAGCAAACAATGTTCATTTCGGGGAATTCATTGGTGATCCGCTTCTGGACAGCATTACGGTCCTTAATAATTTCCAGGAGAATAAAATCATTATTAAAAACAGATTTCCAAAAATTTCCAATCTCAACGGTAATGATAAAATGGCTTTTTCTAATGGCAATACTATTGTACAGCGGATTGCCAATAATATTATAACCTCAAGCTTCTATAATGATATTCATTATTTTATACAGTTTAAACATTCAGCCTATTATTTTACAGAAAAGAACGCCATTATCTATAAAGAGGGAAAAAAGGAGACCAAAATAGCAATCCCTTTTACCAATAAAGATCTGAACAATACTTTTGTACTGAATGAAACGCTATTTATTAATGATCTGAAGAGAAGAAAAACCTATTCTATTCATAATGGACAACTTTCTGTTTCTGAAAAACCAACACTTTTTAATCATCCGGACACCAAAATCTACTGGCAGCAGGTTACCAATCAGACTTTTATCATCAATCATGATAATATTTATATTTTAGAAGGCAATGAAAAGGATCTCCGCTTACAATTTCTTATTAATTTTGAGGAAATAGGTAATCACTCTTACTGTTCTATGTTCTATGATAAAGATTTTAATAAACTTTACCTGGGAACGCTTAATAACGGGCTTAATGTGCTTAAGCTTACCAATTTTTATATTTCAAAAAAAGAAGCAGATTTTTCCAACAATGTGTATTACGCTTCTCTCCCATTCAGTAAAAGTACCATCATTGCGGAAGACGGAACAGAATTCGGGAAAAACGGTATCATCAATAAACACTTGTTCGGGTGCAATGACAATTATCTGATGATGTATGATGATTCAGAAAACATTCTGATCAGAAAGAGAAACAGTATGATCAGGTATTACAAAAATTCAGGGTATAAAAAGAAGGATTCTACTTTCATTGGTAAAGGGTTTGAAAGTTTTATGAAAAGCGGGAATCTGTATGGAATTACGTTTACGGATGTTTCGGGTACTCAACTTCGTCTCTATAAAAACAATCTTTTTACCAATCCGGATTTCATTTATAATTTTAAAAGTTTTGTCAATATTTTTTTCCAATATAGTGACCATGAAATTTTAACCGGTAATAGTGACGGTTTGTATTCAGTAATGCTGGGAAGCAATACAATAACTCCCATCATTAAAAATATCCATATTAAAAGTATTTTCAGGACAAAGGATAATCTGATCTGGATTACTACAAATAAAAGTGGGTTTTATCTTTTCAAAAACCACAAACTCATCAAGATGCCGAATGACAGGAATGGTTACCTGCAATCCGCTCATTATATACTTGAAGACTCAAAGGGTGCTTACTGGATTTCCTCCAACAATGGTCTTTTCAAGGTTCCTAAAAAACAACTGCTTCAGTACGCAGAAAACAGAAAAACGTCGGTCTTTTATTACCGTTTCACCAAAAAAGACGGCTTTCTGACGAATGAATTCAATGGCAGTTCGGAACCTAATGCGTATGCTTTGGAAAATGGGGAATTTGTATTCCCTTCAATGGACGGCTTTGTGTTTTTCAACCCGAACAATATCCGGACTTATTATCCGGAAAGGAGTAAAATCTATATTGAAAGGGTAAAAATAGGAAATGCTGAACCCCAGTATTTTCAACAGACGCTCGATTTAAAGAATGATTATAAAACGGCGGATGTTTTTATAGATATCCCCTATTTTTCTAATCCGGAAAACCTTTACATTGAAGGAAAAATATCGGGAAAAGAAAATACTGATTGGGAGCAGATCGCAACTGGAAATGAATTAAAATATACCATCAGTAATCTTTCTCCGGGTGAATATACACTTCGTATAAGAATCCTTATTTCTCCTGAAGGAAAATATGAGGTTAAAACAATACGTTTCAATATCGAGCCGCTTTTTTATCAGACATTGCTGTTCAGAGTCGCTGCTTCTGTTATTATACTGATCATCATCATTGTGATTGTTCAGCTGACCACCAACTTTTTAAGAATAAAAAATAAAGCATTAAAGCAAATTGTCCATAATAAAAATTCTGAACTGAAAGAAACGTCCCTTCATCTTGAAGTGGTAAAAAGCAACCTGCAGAAAGAAACGGAATATCAGAAAAAACTGGTGGAAACCATCAGCCACGATATCACCACTCCTATCCGGTTTATCGCCATGCTTTCTCAGAAACTTCATGAGTCTGATGATGTGGAGCTTCAGAAGAAATATTTTGACAGTATTTATAAATCTTCAGAGCAGCTTTACCAGTTTACGCTGAATTTAAAGGAATATACAGAGCTCTATAAAGCAGAAAATATTTTTGAAGAAAAGGAATATCCTATCAACAAAATCCTGGAAATCAAAAACAGGCTATTCTGTGAAATTGCCAAGGAAAAGGGAACAACAATCACCCAACTTACTGAACGCACCGTGTATTCTAAAGTAAACGAAAGTATTTTAACCGCCATTATTCATAACATCCTTGATAATGCCGTGAAAAATACTTTTGAAGGAAACATCAACCTGAATATTACAGAAAACCAACAAAAAACCACAATCATAATCGCTGATACAGGTATCGGAATGTCTGCAGAACAGATTGCCACTTATATGAACCTGTTCAGAAATCCTAAGCTGGAAACTCCCAGCTTTAAAGGAAAAGGTCTTGGTCTGCACATGGTTATCCATCTGGTAAAAAAGATCAATGCTGAAATAAGTTTCAGCCAGAACGAGCCTTCGGGAACGGTTGTGAAAATAATACTCAATAAAAACTAG
- a CDS encoding DUF1349 domain-containing protein yields MKKLILGFCALFLIQKLSAQSLEKMTWFNEPEKWEIKNNSLSMFVTPQSDYWRVSHYGFTVDDAPFYYATYGGEFEAKVKITGSYKARFDQMGLMLRTDKEHYIKAGVEFVDGKYNLSTVVTHNKSDWSVITLEKTPPAVWIKAVRRLDAVEIFYSFDDKNYIMMRNAPLQDNIPVMVGLMAACPDGQGFNAVFENFKVKHLPDERRLKWLETHK; encoded by the coding sequence ATGAAGAAGTTGATTTTAGGCTTTTGTGCCCTATTCCTGATTCAAAAGCTTTCTGCCCAGAGCCTTGAAAAAATGACCTGGTTCAATGAACCTGAAAAATGGGAAATCAAAAATAACAGCCTTTCGATGTTTGTAACGCCGCAGAGTGATTACTGGAGAGTTTCACATTATGGATTTACCGTAGATGATGCCCCATTTTATTACGCCACTTATGGCGGTGAATTTGAAGCAAAAGTAAAAATCACCGGCAGTTACAAAGCCAGGTTTGATCAGATGGGTCTTATGCTGAGAACTGACAAAGAGCATTACATCAAAGCCGGAGTGGAATTTGTGGACGGCAAGTACAATCTCAGCACAGTAGTGACCCACAACAAAAGTGACTGGAGTGTCATAACTTTAGAAAAAACACCTCCTGCAGTATGGATAAAAGCGGTAAGAAGGCTGGATGCTGTAGAGATATTTTATTCTTTTGATGATAAAAATTACATCATGATGCGGAATGCGCCTCTTCAGGATAATATTCCGGTAATGGTTGGTTTAATGGCCGCCTGCCCGGACGGACAGGGATTCAATGCTGTTTTTGAAAACTTTAAAGTAAAGCATCTGCCGGATGAGCGCAGACTGAAATGGCTTGAAACTCATAAATAA
- a CDS encoding LuxR C-terminal-related transcriptional regulator, translating to MEIRKQLSDQLLDNASGKCMLDIEVYKQRALVYSQMEGAICVLSDMQSNKSYIYKSAAAGELGLTMGGNPTEIDSIWEEEMLKKIHPDDRLKKYIHELRFFKLLEAMEMEQRTEYSVVSKIRMKDKNEQYRWVKHRMFYVYSPSNGRLRLALCLYNMALTSSTVSDFMIINTIKGEVVVKDKLDYKNILSPRELEVLKFVGEGYASKEIADLLFISVNTVSRHRQNILEKLKVKNSTQAFKDSFY from the coding sequence ATGGAAATCCGCAAACAGCTCAGTGATCAATTGCTCGATAACGCTTCCGGAAAATGTATGCTTGATATAGAAGTCTATAAGCAGAGAGCGCTTGTGTACTCTCAGATGGAAGGGGCGATCTGTGTATTGAGCGATATGCAGTCCAATAAAAGCTATATCTATAAATCTGCAGCAGCCGGAGAACTTGGGCTGACTATGGGTGGAAATCCAACAGAAATAGACTCCATCTGGGAAGAAGAGATGCTGAAAAAAATCCATCCTGATGACCGGCTGAAGAAATATATCCATGAACTCCGCTTTTTCAAATTACTGGAGGCTATGGAAATGGAACAACGCACAGAATACAGTGTCGTATCAAAAATCAGGATGAAGGATAAAAATGAACAGTACCGCTGGGTAAAACACCGTATGTTTTATGTGTATTCGCCTTCCAATGGCAGATTGAGACTGGCTCTCTGTCTTTATAATATGGCCCTGACTTCATCTACAGTTTCTGATTTTATGATTATTAATACCATAAAAGGAGAGGTTGTTGTAAAAGATAAACTTGATTATAAAAATATCCTGAGCCCAAGAGAGCTGGAAGTTTTAAAATTTGTAGGAGAAGGTTATGCCAGCAAGGAAATTGCGGATTTACTTTTTATAAGTGTCAATACCGTAAGCAGGCACCGGCAGAATATTCTGGAAAAACTGAAAGTAAAAAATTCCACACAAGCCTTCAAAGACAGTTTTTATTAA
- a CDS encoding helix-turn-helix domain-containing protein — protein MKRSEEITRQYFTFLDKHIQDVISGTVPDFMELNEIAGALAVSHKHLTDTVKKEMGEHPCYFYDGKILEQAKQMLINSDKSVAEIARIFTYDPSNFSKFFKKMTGSTPGEFRNCNKF, from the coding sequence ATGAAAAGAAGTGAAGAAATTACCCGTCAATATTTTACCTTTCTGGATAAACACATTCAGGATGTTATTTCCGGGACTGTTCCGGATTTTATGGAACTGAACGAAATTGCCGGAGCGCTTGCTGTTTCTCATAAACACCTCACCGATACGGTTAAAAAAGAAATGGGGGAGCATCCCTGTTATTTTTATGATGGAAAAATTTTAGAACAGGCTAAACAAATGCTCATTAATTCCGATAAATCCGTAGCAGAAATTGCCCGTATTTTTACGTATGATCCATCCAACTTTTCAAAATTTTTCAAAAAAATGACGGGCTCTACTCCCGGAGAATTCAGAAATTGTAACAAGTTTTAA
- a CDS encoding aminotransferase class I/II-fold pyridoxal phosphate-dependent enzyme: protein MSINFTTATIKDFENIPDNDMAQRAEIFYEYLDYVKSNGHMNYRLKNTSGTNAILNVNIANQNREFVSFVSSDYLGFTQHPKVKQAAIEGIEKYGTGTGATPLIGGYFDYHNALEKKISSFFKRTEDEAVVFTTGYTANSASLQCLMQKEDLAILDMAVHASVHEGCAFTNKKTFPHNNLESLEHILKVSENLYRTKLVIVDGVYSQDGDTSRINEIYNLVKKYNAFLMVDDVHGVGILGETGRGTLEQAGLLDKVDIITGTFSKTFGNLGGYVIADKKIAAFIRFQSRQQIFSATAPPSSAGIVKAIDLIDEEPIWREKLWNNINYFKKGLDDLGLDTGVTCSAIIPVKIGDPYVTGEAGKLLIEKGIYTNPILYPAVPRKDARIRMSVTARHEKEHLDKTLNAFDDINKKLHIAKK from the coding sequence ATGAGCATCAATTTCACAACAGCAACTATTAAAGACTTTGAGAATATACCAGATAATGATATGGCTCAAAGGGCTGAAATTTTTTATGAATATTTAGACTATGTAAAGTCTAATGGACACATGAATTACAGACTGAAGAACACTTCAGGAACCAATGCAATACTGAATGTAAATATTGCAAACCAAAACAGAGAATTTGTTAGTTTTGTATCGAGTGATTATTTAGGATTTACGCAGCACCCAAAAGTAAAACAGGCTGCCATTGAAGGAATCGAAAAATATGGTACAGGAACAGGAGCTACACCTCTTATCGGTGGGTATTTTGATTACCACAATGCCCTGGAAAAAAAAATCTCAAGTTTTTTTAAACGAACAGAAGACGAAGCTGTAGTATTTACTACGGGTTATACAGCCAATAGCGCTTCTTTACAATGCCTGATGCAGAAAGAAGACCTGGCTATTTTAGATATGGCAGTACATGCCAGTGTGCACGAAGGATGTGCTTTTACCAATAAAAAAACATTTCCGCACAATAATTTGGAATCTTTGGAACACATTTTGAAGGTATCTGAAAATCTGTACCGTACGAAACTCGTTATTGTGGACGGAGTGTATTCCCAGGATGGTGATACCTCCCGTATTAATGAGATCTACAATCTTGTGAAAAAGTATAATGCCTTTCTAATGGTAGACGACGTACACGGTGTCGGTATCCTTGGAGAAACAGGAAGAGGTACTTTGGAACAGGCTGGATTGCTGGATAAAGTAGACATCATCACTGGAACATTCAGTAAAACGTTTGGTAACCTTGGAGGATATGTCATTGCCGATAAAAAAATAGCAGCATTTATCAGATTCCAGTCCCGTCAGCAGATTTTCTCAGCAACAGCTCCGCCATCATCCGCAGGAATTGTTAAAGCCATTGATTTAATAGACGAAGAACCTATCTGGAGAGAAAAACTCTGGAACAATATCAATTATTTCAAAAAAGGGCTTGATGATTTAGGATTGGACACCGGAGTTACGTGTTCCGCAATTATTCCCGTAAAAATTGGAGATCCTTATGTAACAGGAGAAGCCGGAAAACTACTAATAGAAAAAGGAATCTATACCAACCCGATTCTTTACCCGGCTGTACCAAGAAAAGATGCGCGTATAAGGATGAGTGTAACTGCCAGACACGAAAAAGAACATCTCGACAAAACGCTGAATGCGTTTGATGATATTAATAAAAAATTGCATATTGCAAAAAAATAA
- a CDS encoding TetR/AcrR family transcriptional regulator translates to MPRKVVQGPIRDKEKTKQKLLAAVGKILRVKGYSGLKVSKIAAVAGFDKKLIYEYFGSTDKLIDEYIKSQDYWSQVNQDVDMDFSDGGHELTKMVVLNQFENLKKNKELQKIILWELSESKPILKKLVEQREDVGEVLFGNISDPYFGEGVATRHRAIMALIVSGAYYLNLYTGYNANKFCGIDLKTEEGRKEIEGAIVELIDFAYSKKK, encoded by the coding sequence ATGCCTAGAAAAGTAGTGCAGGGCCCCATTAGGGACAAAGAAAAAACAAAGCAAAAACTGCTTGCTGCAGTTGGTAAAATTTTAAGAGTAAAAGGGTACTCTGGATTAAAAGTAAGTAAAATTGCTGCAGTAGCCGGATTTGATAAAAAATTGATCTATGAGTACTTTGGAAGTACAGATAAACTGATCGATGAATATATCAAATCTCAGGATTACTGGAGCCAGGTCAATCAGGACGTTGATATGGATTTTTCCGACGGCGGACATGAACTTACCAAAATGGTTGTACTTAATCAATTTGAAAACCTGAAGAAAAATAAAGAACTTCAGAAAATTATCCTTTGGGAACTTTCAGAAAGCAAGCCTATTCTTAAAAAACTGGTTGAACAACGTGAAGATGTAGGAGAGGTTTTGTTTGGAAATATCTCAGATCCTTACTTCGGAGAAGGTGTGGCAACAAGACATAGAGCAATTATGGCTCTGATTGTTTCTGGTGCTTACTATCTTAACCTTTATACAGGATATAATGCCAACAAATTCTGTGGTATTGATCTGAAAACTGAAGAAGGAAGAAAAGAGATTGAAGGTGCTATTGTTGAATTGATTGACTTTGCATACAGCAAAAAAAAGTAA
- the dnaX gene encoding DNA polymerase III subunit gamma/tau, with product MENFIVSARKYRPQEFDTVVGQSHITDTLEHAIEESQLAQALLFCGPRGVGKTTCARILARKINEKDGSVSEDGFAYNIYELDAASNNSVDDIRELIDQVRFAPQVGKYKVYIIDEVHMLSSAAFNAFLKTLEEPPAHAIFILATTEKHKIIPTILSRCQIYDFKRIVIEDIQNHLKNIAQKENIQYEDDALYLIAQKADGALRDALSIFDRLSTFSQKNITLAKAAEVLNILDYDQYLNIVDLAKENKIPEVLFAFNEIVKKGFDPHIFIAGLGNHFRDLMMAQNTSTIDLIEVGEKTKSKFIEQGQKWAAQQLIDGIEICNHADINYKNSKNPRLTVEIALMQLASLTANLGDTKKKSS from the coding sequence ATGGAAAATTTTATAGTATCTGCAAGAAAATATCGTCCTCAGGAGTTTGATACGGTTGTAGGGCAATCTCATATTACGGATACTTTAGAACATGCAATTGAAGAAAGCCAATTAGCTCAGGCATTGCTTTTTTGCGGACCTCGTGGTGTAGGTAAAACTACCTGCGCCCGAATTTTGGCAAGAAAGATCAATGAGAAGGATGGCTCGGTTTCAGAAGACGGCTTTGCTTATAATATCTATGAGCTGGATGCTGCATCCAATAACTCTGTAGATGATATCAGGGAACTGATAGATCAGGTAAGATTTGCACCTCAGGTCGGTAAATACAAAGTGTATATTATTGACGAGGTTCATATGCTGTCTTCTGCCGCTTTCAATGCTTTCCTTAAAACCCTGGAAGAGCCGCCTGCCCATGCAATCTTTATTCTGGCAACCACAGAGAAACATAAAATTATTCCAACAATTTTATCCCGCTGCCAGATCTATGACTTCAAGAGAATTGTTATTGAAGATATTCAGAACCATCTCAAGAACATCGCCCAGAAGGAAAATATCCAGTATGAAGATGACGCATTGTACCTGATTGCTCAAAAAGCTGACGGTGCATTAAGAGATGCGCTTTCTATCTTCGACAGGCTTTCAACCTTCTCCCAGAAAAATATTACGCTGGCAAAAGCAGCCGAAGTATTGAATATTCTGGATTACGATCAATATCTCAATATCGTAGATCTCGCCAAGGAAAACAAAATTCCTGAAGTGCTTTTTGCATTCAATGAAATTGTAAAAAAAGGATTTGATCCCCACATATTCATTGCCGGATTAGGAAATCATTTCAGAGATCTGATGATGGCGCAGAATACTTCTACTATCGATCTCATTGAAGTGGGAGAGAAGACAAAATCTAAATTTATAGAACAGGGACAGAAGTGGGCCGCCCAGCAGCTGATTGATGGCATTGAAATCTGTAACCATGCAGATATTAATTATAAAAATTCTAAAAATCCAAGACTTACGGTTGAAATTGCATTAATGCAGCTGGCTTCACTGACAGCTAATTTAGGCGATACTAAAAAAAAAAGTTCCTGA